Proteins from a single region of Leptospiraceae bacterium:
- a CDS encoding ATP-binding protein produces MKINKEVNEITTALGLNGMRENLDKIIQEAESKKSSYLTFLLSLLESEVKDRTKKRLRRNFTAAHFPIEKQFETFEFNRIKGISKIEINNLLDCGWLDRKQNILLFGPPGIGKTHIGIALGFVALNKGYTVCFERVTSLMHLFKVSSIQKQAEHRIKKIMKANLIIIDEIGYTPIDKKEANLFFNLISEVYEKSSIILTSNKSFENWAEMLGDTTMTAALLDRLLHHAKIFNLQGDSYRLNNKNIHKEVNTIS; encoded by the coding sequence ATGAAAATAAATAAAGAAGTTAATGAAATCACAACCGCTTTAGGATTAAATGGAATGAGAGAAAACTTGGATAAAATTATTCAAGAAGCAGAATCTAAAAAAAGTTCCTATCTTACATTTCTACTATCGCTTTTGGAGTCGGAAGTAAAAGACAGAACAAAAAAAAGACTGCGTCGAAATTTTACAGCAGCTCACTTTCCGATTGAGAAACAATTTGAAACTTTTGAATTCAATCGAATAAAAGGAATTTCTAAAATAGAGATTAACAATCTTTTAGATTGTGGATGGCTTGATAGAAAACAAAATATTCTTTTATTCGGTCCTCCTGGAATTGGAAAAACTCACATAGGTATCGCACTTGGATTCGTTGCTTTAAATAAAGGATACACTGTTTGCTTTGAGCGGGTAACGAGTCTTATGCACCTATTCAAAGTTTCTTCCATTCAAAAGCAAGCAGAACATAGAATTAAAAAAATCATGAAAGCAAATCTTATCATCATTGATGAAATCGGATACACCCCCATTGATAAAAAAGAAGCAAATCTCTTCTTTAATCTCATCTCAGAAGTCTATGAAAAATCTTCTATAATTCTCACCTCAAACAAGTCCTTTGAAAACTGGGCGGAAATGCTTGGTGACACGACAATGACCGCAGCTTTACTTGATAGACTTTTACACCATGCGAAAATATTTAACTTACAAGGGGATTCTTATCGCCTAAATAACAAAAATATACATAAGGAGGTTAACACTATTTCTTAA
- a CDS encoding transposase, with the protein MEELGKENRIEAFQRGDVAWYEDEFLDLNLGDSRLDKRLGIIMNYRMQNPSSSMPDTFVSWDKTKAAYRFFQITKLILN; encoded by the coding sequence ATGGAAGAGTTAGGGAAAGAGAATAGGATTGAAGCATTTCAACGTGGAGACGTTGCTTGGTATGAAGATGAGTTTCTCGATTTAAATTTAGGCGATAGTCGATTAGATAAACGTTTAGGGATAATAATGAATTATCGAATGCAAAATCCTAGTAGTTCAATGCCAGATACCTTTGTATCCTGGGATAAGACAAAAGCCGCATATCGTTTTTTTCAAATAACAAAGTTGATCTTGAATTGA
- a CDS encoding IS4 family transposase: MILKSHKNSTINRLKDKEIILGVQDTTEIAYSGLEDAEGLGYINHSETAKGYYFHPTIAVTVEGTPLGILDSQVWIRESLTKGKTEKEYAYKKKHTPIEQKESYKWLKSYRTLCEIETNNHKDFHLVSVCDREADIFELFYEHAKITNENKPDLIVRAKANRIISDGAEKYLFDELNNNEIFAEYNIIVPRKKGVQIREATLQVKFKEVTIEPPSNLINRNSYSKIKLYAVTTNEINPPKDVDPIHWFILTTIPVLNFDDAFEIIQWYRQRWVIEIFFKTLKSGCNIEKYQFHTFERLKKILAIDSIIAWRILFLTTFGRECPDLPASILFEEHEWKALHARIYMTKNVPNEVPSISVVMRQIGQLGRANALKKRLVQLDGKKILL; encoded by the coding sequence TTGATTTTAAAATCGCATAAGAACTCAACGATAAATCGTTTGAAGGATAAGGAAATTATTCTTGGCGTACAGGATACGACCGAAATTGCGTATTCCGGTCTTGAAGACGCAGAAGGACTTGGGTATATAAACCATTCAGAAACTGCGAAGGGTTATTATTTTCATCCAACGATAGCAGTAACAGTAGAAGGAACTCCACTTGGAATTCTTGATTCGCAGGTGTGGATAAGGGAAAGTCTAACCAAAGGTAAAACTGAAAAAGAATATGCATATAAGAAAAAGCATACGCCTATTGAGCAGAAGGAAAGCTATAAATGGTTAAAGTCGTATAGAACGTTATGCGAAATAGAAACGAATAATCATAAAGATTTTCATCTTGTCAGTGTGTGTGATAGAGAGGCAGATATATTTGAATTGTTCTATGAACACGCCAAAATAACCAATGAAAATAAGCCTGATTTAATTGTTCGAGCAAAAGCTAATAGAATTATTTCAGACGGTGCAGAAAAATATTTATTTGATGAATTGAATAATAATGAAATATTTGCAGAATATAACATCATTGTTCCAAGGAAAAAAGGCGTTCAAATAAGGGAGGCAACGCTTCAAGTAAAGTTTAAAGAAGTAACCATCGAACCACCGAGTAATTTAATTAACAGAAACAGCTATTCAAAAATAAAACTGTATGCTGTAACGACTAATGAGATTAATCCGCCAAAAGATGTTGACCCTATTCATTGGTTTATCCTTACAACAATTCCTGTTCTCAACTTTGATGATGCATTTGAAATTATTCAATGGTATCGACAACGGTGGGTAATCGAAATATTCTTCAAGACTCTAAAGTCCGGTTGCAATATAGAAAAATATCAATTTCATACGTTTGAAAGATTGAAGAAAATTCTTGCTATTGATTCTATCATTGCTTGGAGAATTTTATTCTTAACGACTTTTGGGAGAGAATGCCCTGACCTTCCTGCCTCAATTTTATTTGAAGAACATGAATGGAAAGCACTTCATGCAAGAATTTATATGACAAAAAATGTCCCAAATGAAGTCCCGAGTATATCTGTTGTTATGCGACAGATCGGGCAGCTAGGTAGGGCAAACGCATTAAAAAAGAGACTTGTACAACTGGATGGAAAGAAAATATTGTTATGA
- a CDS encoding ISAs1 family transposase, translated as MKGIEKCRNGSFRARIPRKKSIESRYFISSLTNPELFQKSVRTHWQIENSCHWILDVVFREDDSRIRAGYAAENFSIIRKIALNFLKNDTTIKIGVKGKRRAAGWDDKYRSKIIGF; from the coding sequence ATGAAAGGGATTGAAAAGTGTAGGAATGGTTCGTTCCGAGCGAGAATACCAAGGAAAAAATCTATAGAGTCTCGATATTTTATTTCTAGTTTAACTAACCCTGAACTTTTTCAGAAATCTGTAAGAACTCATTGGCAAATTGAAAACTCTTGTCACTGGATTTTAGATGTCGTTTTTCGAGAAGATGATAGTCGAATTCGTGCTGGCTACGCTGCCGAAAATTTTTCCATCATCAGAAAAATTGCTCTAAATTTCTTGAAGAATGATACCACAATTAAGATTGGAGTAAAAGGAAAACGACGCGCCGCAGGATGGGATGATAAATATCGCAGTAAAATCATAGGTTTTTAA
- a CDS encoding transposase, protein MEAIALELGINRKTVSNYVQMSPGEYIAYERESRIRKRIPAEYKEKILEIYRNNGFKRLNMTGVYDYLEEIVGKLAFTDRTLRNYINSLIQNGELKISETIRMYEKVAPLPFGKQMQMDFGQYKFKSGLKVYIFATLLSASRFKYVSFQDKPFRGKDIIEHLLNCFEYFGGQPEELVIDQDAALVASENHGDILYTKEFSHFIEEMNLKMYVCRKADPESKGKVENLVGYVKHNFLDIRDYSEIEELCKSGLLWLDRRANGSISAATGLIPADVITEERKFLHPIRNSIFKINSIVKDERIVSQQSFISYQNSLYSVPTGYRNQKVEVAVILDILYIYSLDNVLLAEHEITSIYREKVIKREHFREKEKKLSDLKEDIPRLFELPLWKEFVLMNFRTFPRYTRDQCILAKKYFNKDTNENLLLQALLFCNENKTFSFKNLFDSYNYFFNEDKADQVGTKKEAKSFENKTLKIDVSLRELQEYTSHILGEAV, encoded by the coding sequence ATGGAGGCGATAGCCTTAGAATTGGGAATAAACCGGAAGACGGTATCAAATTATGTTCAAATGAGTCCAGGGGAATACATAGCCTATGAGCGGGAATCTAGAATTCGGAAGCGAATTCCGGCAGAATATAAAGAGAAGATATTGGAGATATACCGCAATAATGGCTTCAAGCGTCTTAATATGACGGGAGTGTATGATTACCTCGAAGAGATTGTTGGTAAATTGGCATTTACCGATCGAACGTTACGAAATTACATCAATTCATTAATTCAGAATGGCGAATTAAAAATATCCGAGACAATAAGGATGTATGAAAAAGTTGCACCTTTACCGTTTGGAAAACAGATGCAGATGGATTTTGGTCAATACAAATTTAAATCAGGTTTAAAAGTATATATATTTGCCACACTATTATCCGCAAGTAGATTTAAGTATGTTTCATTTCAAGACAAACCATTTCGTGGAAAAGATATTATTGAACACCTACTTAATTGTTTTGAATACTTTGGAGGTCAGCCGGAAGAGTTAGTAATCGATCAAGATGCTGCGTTAGTTGCATCTGAAAATCATGGAGACATTCTATATACAAAAGAATTTTCTCATTTCATAGAAGAAATGAATTTGAAGATGTATGTATGTCGGAAAGCAGATCCAGAATCAAAAGGGAAGGTCGAGAATTTAGTTGGCTATGTGAAGCACAATTTTCTGGATATTCGAGATTATTCGGAGATAGAAGAATTATGTAAGAGCGGATTATTATGGTTAGACCGAAGAGCAAATGGAAGTATCTCCGCAGCAACGGGCTTAATTCCAGCCGATGTCATTACTGAAGAAAGAAAGTTTTTACATCCAATTCGAAATTCTATTTTTAAGATTAATTCGATTGTTAAGGATGAAAGAATTGTAAGTCAGCAGAGTTTTATTTCTTATCAAAATTCTTTGTATTCAGTTCCTACTGGGTACCGGAATCAGAAAGTAGAAGTAGCGGTAATTCTAGATATTCTCTACATCTACTCACTTGACAACGTATTATTAGCCGAACACGAAATAACCAGTATTTACAGGGAAAAAGTCATTAAAAGAGAACATTTTAGAGAGAAAGAGAAAAAACTTTCTGATTTAAAAGAGGATATTCCCAGACTGTTTGAATTACCTTTATGGAAAGAATTTGTGCTTATGAATTTCAGAACGTTTCCACGTTATACGCGAGATCAATGCATATTGGCAAAGAAATATTTCAATAAAGATACGAATGAAAATTTATTATTGCAAGCCTTGCTCTTTTGCAATGAAAACAAAACTTTTTCTTTTAAGAATCTATTTGACTCCTACAATTATTTTTTCAATGAAGATAAAGCAGATCAGGTAGGAACAAAAAAAGAAGCTAAGTCATTTGAAAATAAAACGCTAAAGATAGATGTAAGTTTGAGAGAATTACAAGAATATACCTCTCACATTCTAGGAGAGGCGGTATGA
- a CDS encoding ISAs1 family transposase, which translates to MNEQLNIYEHFNELIDPRIERGRKHLLVDIIFVAIVSIISGADDWNEIEEFGNLKIEWLRKFIKLENGIPSHDTFNRVFSLLDPKKFSELAMELFNPNIVEGLDLISIDGKTVRRSVDKKNNKFPIHIVSAWSSKSGITLGQVKVEEKSNEITAIPELLSQIKVKNSIVSIDAMGCQKKITEKIIEQKGDYAIALKENQPTVYKEVLNYFEQQLLSGFERVNVGYSMTEQKGHGRIEKENTGYYPILIGFLRKTNERD; encoded by the coding sequence ATGAACGAACAGTTAAACATATACGAACATTTTAATGAGCTAATTGATCCGCGAATAGAGCGAGGAAGAAAGCATTTACTAGTAGATATAATATTTGTAGCAATCGTTTCCATCATAAGTGGAGCGGACGATTGGAATGAAATAGAAGAGTTTGGTAATTTGAAAATAGAATGGTTGCGGAAATTCATAAAGTTAGAGAATGGTATTCCATCGCATGATACATTTAATAGAGTCTTTTCGCTGTTAGACCCTAAAAAGTTTTCTGAGTTGGCGATGGAATTATTTAATCCGAATATCGTAGAAGGTTTAGATTTAATTTCAATAGATGGGAAAACTGTAAGACGTTCGGTCGATAAAAAGAACAATAAATTTCCGATTCATATTGTAAGTGCGTGGTCAAGTAAGAGTGGAATTACCTTGGGGCAAGTAAAAGTAGAGGAGAAGAGTAATGAAATTACAGCGATTCCTGAATTGCTTTCTCAGATAAAAGTGAAGAATAGCATTGTATCTATTGACGCAATGGGCTGTCAGAAAAAGATTACAGAAAAGATTATAGAGCAAAAAGGCGATTATGCGATAGCCTTGAAGGAGAATCAACCGACAGTGTATAAAGAGGTTTTGAATTATTTTGAGCAACAATTGCTTTCTGGATTTGAAAGGGTAAATGTCGGTTATTCAATGACAGAGCAAAAAGGACATGGTCGAATTGAAAAAGAGAATACTGGCTATTATCCGATATTGATTGGATTTCTAAGAAAGACGAATGAAAGGGATTGA